In Arthrobacter woluwensis, a single genomic region encodes these proteins:
- a CDS encoding exodeoxyribonuclease III: MKIATWNVNSLRARADRVEAWLERSDCDVLAIQETKCKDENFPWELFERMDYEVAHFGFSQWNGVAIASRVGLEDVERTFPGQPTFGKGGVNPEQEARAIGATCNGVRVWSLYVPNGRALDDEHMPYKLEWLDTLKANAEAWLDTDPAAQIALMGDWNIAPQDDDVWDIDFFIEEGLTHVSAPERAAFHAFEEASFTDVVRPLNPGPGVYTYWDYKQLRFPKKEGMRIDFVMASPALASRVTGAVIDREERKGKGASDHAPVIVELAD; encoded by the coding sequence GTGAAGATCGCCACCTGGAACGTCAATTCCCTCCGTGCCCGCGCCGACCGTGTGGAGGCGTGGCTGGAACGCAGTGACTGCGATGTCCTGGCCATCCAGGAGACCAAGTGCAAGGACGAGAACTTCCCCTGGGAGCTCTTCGAGCGCATGGACTATGAAGTGGCGCACTTCGGGTTCAGCCAGTGGAACGGCGTGGCCATCGCCTCCCGCGTGGGTCTGGAGGACGTGGAGCGCACCTTCCCCGGGCAGCCGACGTTCGGCAAGGGCGGGGTGAACCCGGAGCAGGAGGCCCGTGCCATCGGCGCCACCTGCAACGGCGTCCGCGTCTGGAGCCTGTATGTGCCCAACGGCCGCGCCCTGGATGACGAGCACATGCCGTACAAGCTCGAGTGGCTGGACACCCTGAAGGCCAACGCCGAGGCCTGGCTGGACACCGACCCCGCCGCCCAGATCGCGCTCATGGGCGACTGGAACATCGCGCCCCAGGATGACGACGTCTGGGACATCGACTTCTTCATCGAGGAAGGACTCACCCACGTCTCCGCCCCGGAACGCGCCGCCTTCCACGCCTTCGAAGAAGCCTCCTTCACGGACGTGGTCCGCCCGCTCAACCCCGGCCCCGGCGTCTACACCTACTGGGATTACAAGCAGCTCCGTTTCCCGAAGAAGGAGGGCATGCGCATCGACTTCGTCATGGCGTCCCCGGCCCTCGCCTCCCGCGTGACCGGCGCCGTGATCGACCGTGAGGAGCGCAAGGGCAAGGGCGCCAGCGACCACGCCCCCGTGATCGTCGAACTCGCGGACTGA
- a CDS encoding LacI family DNA-binding transcriptional regulator → MTGMAARAARGGHHGVSIEDVAAAAGVSTATVSRAVRGLPRVSEQTRRRILDVASELGYVASSAASGLATGRTRTIGVLAPYVDRWFFYKALEGVERELHEQGYNLSLFSLDSRSGERQRTFSKTMVAKHIDALLVLCMALSMDEIQELRRLDIPLVAVGGPVEGCSSIGINDVEAAALATRHLLDLGHRDIGVLHGQDDDEDLNFQVPELRVNGFHEELARAGVEYHPEWEVRGNFTLASGAEAFEELWNRPGPKPTALMCASDEMAMGVILQAQRRGLRVPEDLSVIGIDDHEFSPVMGLSTVAQDPVAQARLGTRMLLDELAGKAGSVHDVHADFELKSRTSTAPLS, encoded by the coding sequence GTGACTGGCATGGCTGCGCGTGCCGCCCGTGGTGGGCATCATGGCGTGAGCATCGAGGATGTGGCTGCCGCGGCCGGCGTCTCGACGGCGACCGTCTCCCGGGCCGTCCGCGGGCTTCCGAGGGTCTCCGAACAGACCCGCCGGCGCATCCTCGACGTCGCCTCCGAGCTCGGGTACGTGGCATCGTCCGCGGCGTCCGGCCTGGCGACGGGCCGCACCCGCACCATCGGGGTGCTCGCGCCCTATGTGGACCGCTGGTTCTTCTACAAGGCGCTGGAAGGCGTGGAGCGCGAACTCCATGAGCAGGGCTACAACCTGTCGTTGTTCAGCCTCGACAGCCGCTCCGGCGAACGGCAGCGGACCTTCAGCAAGACCATGGTCGCCAAACACATCGACGCCCTCCTGGTGCTCTGCATGGCGCTGTCGATGGACGAGATCCAGGAGCTCCGCCGGCTCGACATCCCGCTGGTCGCGGTGGGTGGGCCGGTGGAGGGCTGCTCCAGCATCGGCATCAACGACGTGGAGGCCGCAGCCCTCGCCACCCGCCACCTGCTGGACCTCGGGCACCGTGACATCGGCGTCCTGCATGGCCAGGACGACGACGAGGACCTCAATTTCCAGGTCCCCGAGCTGCGCGTGAACGGGTTCCACGAGGAACTCGCCCGCGCCGGGGTCGAGTACCACCCGGAGTGGGAGGTGCGGGGGAACTTCACACTCGCGAGCGGGGCCGAGGCGTTCGAGGAGCTGTGGAACCGGCCGGGTCCCAAGCCCACGGCGCTCATGTGCGCCTCCGATGAGATGGCCATGGGCGTGATCCTGCAAGCGCAGCGCCGCGGCTTGCGGGTGCCGGAGGATCTCTCGGTGATCGGGATCGACGACCACGAGTTCTCCCCGGTCATGGGGCTGAGCACCGTGGCCCAGGATCCGGTGGCGCAGGCCCGGCTCGGGACGCGCATGCTGCTCGACGAGCTGGCCGGCAAGGCGGGGTCCGTCCACGATGTGCACGCGGACTTCGAACTGAAGAGCCGGACGTCCACCGCGCCGCTGTCCTAG
- a CDS encoding ABC transporter substrate-binding protein, with amino-acid sequence MKPRKFLVPAAAVAVLAVTLTACGGGSGSGNGGGGNDAASQGLDGRGPITFVTGKDNSNVWRPTIDRWNSAHPDQKVTLKEQTDNADQQHDDLVQHFQANDANYDVVTVDVVWSAEFAAKGWLQPLKDKMAVDSTKLLPATVKAATYNGTLYAVPTSSDGGLLYYRKDLVPNPPKTWDEMMSMCSIAKQHNMSCYAGQFQKYEGLTVNAAEAINTFGGKIVDDQGKAAVNTPEAKAGLSKLVDAYKSGNIPKEGITYQEEQGRQAFEDGKLLFLRNWPYVYNLAKSDGASKVKDTFGVAPLPGKDGPGASSLGGHSAAISVYSKNKATAHDFANFLIQDEQQKFFATQGSLAPVTADLYKDQTIVAKLPYMPTLLTSIQNAVPRPVTPFYPAVTKAVQDNSYAAMKGEKTVDQALSDMQAAIDAASASK; translated from the coding sequence ATGAAACCACGTAAATTCCTTGTGCCGGCCGCAGCGGTCGCTGTTCTGGCTGTAACCCTCACCGCCTGTGGCGGCGGGAGTGGGTCTGGCAACGGAGGGGGCGGCAACGATGCCGCGTCACAGGGCCTCGACGGACGCGGCCCGATCACCTTCGTGACCGGCAAGGACAACTCGAATGTCTGGCGTCCCACCATCGACCGCTGGAACTCGGCCCACCCGGACCAGAAGGTCACGCTCAAGGAACAGACCGACAACGCCGACCAGCAGCACGACGATCTGGTTCAGCACTTCCAGGCCAACGACGCCAATTACGACGTCGTGACCGTGGACGTCGTCTGGTCCGCGGAATTCGCAGCCAAGGGCTGGCTCCAGCCGCTCAAGGACAAGATGGCGGTGGACTCCACCAAGCTGCTGCCCGCGACGGTCAAGGCCGCGACGTACAACGGCACCCTCTACGCCGTGCCGACCTCCTCCGACGGCGGTCTCCTGTACTACCGCAAGGACCTGGTCCCCAACCCGCCGAAGACGTGGGACGAGATGATGTCCATGTGTTCGATCGCCAAGCAGCACAACATGAGCTGCTACGCGGGCCAGTTCCAGAAGTACGAGGGCCTGACGGTGAATGCGGCCGAGGCCATCAACACCTTCGGCGGCAAGATCGTCGATGACCAGGGCAAGGCCGCCGTGAACACTCCGGAGGCCAAGGCCGGTCTCTCCAAGCTCGTGGATGCCTACAAGAGCGGCAACATCCCCAAGGAAGGCATCACCTACCAGGAGGAACAGGGCCGTCAGGCGTTCGAAGACGGCAAGCTCCTCTTCCTGCGCAACTGGCCGTACGTCTACAACCTCGCCAAGAGTGACGGCGCCTCCAAGGTGAAGGACACCTTCGGCGTCGCGCCGCTCCCGGGCAAGGACGGCCCCGGCGCCTCCTCGCTGGGCGGCCACAGCGCAGCCATCAGCGTGTACTCCAAGAACAAGGCCACCGCGCATGACTTCGCGAACTTCCTGATCCAGGACGAGCAGCAGAAGTTCTTCGCCACTCAGGGCTCCCTGGCCCCGGTGACCGCTGATCTCTACAAGGATCAGACGATCGTGGCCAAGCTGCCGTACATGCCGACGCTGCTGACCTCGATCCAGAACGCGGTTCCGCGTCCGGTGACCCCCTTCTACCCGGCAGTCACCAAGGCGGTTCAGGACAACTCCTACGCCGCGATGAAGGGTGAGAAGACCGTCGATCAGGCACTGAGCGACATGCAGGCCGCCATCGACGCGGCCAGCGCCTCCAAGTAG
- a CDS encoding glycoside hydrolase family 13 protein, with amino-acid sequence MGDIPGITQQLPYLAELGVDAVWLSPFYKSPQADAGYDVADYRVVDPLFGSNEDFDGMLDKAHELGLKVIVDLVPNHTSDEHVWFQEALAAGPGSPERARYMFRPGKGENGEIEPNNWNSIFGGPAWTRTTNADGTPGEWYLHLFDTKQPDLNWGNEEVREEMRSVLRFWLDKGVDGFRVDVAHGMIKAKGLPDWEGAAAMVEGSITEGEATQEKGTGSGQDLSKAPFFDQDGVHEIYRDWHRLLAEYPGDRMLVAEAWVEPAERLARYVRPDEMQQAFNFDFLLAGWDAERLATSIDASIEAVAAVGAPVTWVLSNHDTVRHPSRFGLSDPTTFPKGIAAEDEQPDAALGLARARAATLVELALPGSAYLYQGEELGLPEHTTLPAEARQDPSFFRTHGEERGRDGCRVPLPWTADAPGYGFSLHGPRDGAKPWLPQPASFGEHAADVQDGVDGSTLELYRAALAFRREHGLGRGSHLWSALHDPAHGVVAFLNSGVLVLTNMGDSPVALPAGFSLALASGPVEDKVPSDTTVYLVPSKS; translated from the coding sequence ATGGGGGACATCCCGGGCATCACGCAGCAGCTTCCGTACCTGGCGGAACTGGGGGTCGACGCCGTCTGGCTGAGCCCCTTCTACAAGTCGCCGCAGGCGGACGCGGGGTACGACGTGGCCGATTACCGCGTGGTCGACCCGCTCTTCGGCAGCAACGAGGACTTCGACGGAATGCTCGACAAGGCCCATGAGCTGGGCCTGAAGGTGATCGTGGACCTCGTGCCCAACCACACCTCGGACGAGCACGTCTGGTTCCAGGAGGCACTCGCCGCAGGCCCCGGCTCTCCCGAGCGCGCCCGCTACATGTTCCGTCCCGGTAAGGGCGAGAACGGTGAGATCGAGCCCAACAACTGGAATTCCATTTTCGGCGGACCCGCCTGGACCCGGACCACGAATGCCGACGGAACCCCCGGCGAGTGGTACCTCCACCTCTTCGACACCAAGCAGCCGGATCTCAATTGGGGTAACGAAGAGGTGCGCGAGGAGATGCGGTCCGTCCTCCGTTTCTGGCTGGACAAGGGCGTCGACGGCTTCCGGGTGGACGTCGCCCACGGCATGATCAAGGCCAAGGGTCTTCCGGACTGGGAAGGCGCCGCCGCCATGGTGGAGGGCTCCATCACCGAAGGCGAAGCCACCCAGGAGAAGGGCACCGGCAGCGGCCAGGACCTCTCCAAGGCGCCCTTCTTCGACCAGGACGGCGTCCACGAGATCTACCGCGACTGGCACCGCCTCCTCGCCGAATACCCGGGTGACCGGATGCTCGTGGCCGAAGCCTGGGTCGAGCCCGCCGAGCGACTGGCCCGTTATGTGCGGCCCGATGAGATGCAGCAGGCCTTCAACTTCGACTTCCTCCTGGCCGGCTGGGACGCCGAACGCCTCGCCACCTCGATCGACGCCTCGATCGAGGCCGTGGCCGCCGTCGGGGCGCCTGTCACCTGGGTGCTGAGCAACCACGACACCGTGCGGCACCCCAGCCGTTTCGGTCTGAGCGATCCCACCACGTTCCCCAAGGGCATCGCGGCCGAGGACGAGCAGCCCGACGCCGCGCTCGGCCTGGCGCGCGCCCGCGCCGCGACTCTCGTGGAGCTGGCCCTGCCGGGATCCGCTTACCTCTACCAGGGCGAGGAACTGGGGCTCCCGGAGCACACCACGCTCCCGGCCGAGGCACGCCAGGACCCGTCCTTCTTCCGCACCCACGGCGAGGAGCGCGGCCGTGACGGCTGCCGCGTCCCGCTCCCGTGGACCGCGGACGCCCCGGGCTACGGTTTCAGCCTGCACGGACCGCGGGACGGTGCCAAGCCGTGGCTTCCGCAGCCCGCATCCTTCGGCGAACACGCGGCGGATGTGCAGGACGGCGTCGACGGCTCCACCCTCGAGCTCTACCGCGCGGCGCTGGCGTTCCGGCGGGAGCATGGTCTGGGGCGCGGCTCCCACCTGTGGTCCGCCCTGCACGACCCGGCTCACGGCGTCGTGGCGTTCCTGAACAGCGGCGTGCTCGTGCTGACCAACATGGGCGACTCCCCCGTGGCGCTGCCGGCCGGGTTCTCCCTGGCCCTCGCCAGCGGACCCGTCGAGGACAAGGTCCCATCCGACACCACCGTCTATCTGGTGCCGAGCAAGAGCTGA
- a CDS encoding Asp23/Gls24 family envelope stress response protein codes for MSQGKGSTVDSEFEQHTAGGRTVISDSAVAKVAGLAARAVAGVHALGTGSTPRALGAIRDAVGNPDHVPGVRAEVGETQVAVDLTLVAEFGYRFHDIANAVRAAVYQAVEDLVGMDVIEVNIEINDVQLPGAKQENRPARGAAAPTPQELPQGTGPDAVVVEGKRVP; via the coding sequence TTGAGCCAAGGGAAAGGGAGCACAGTGGACTCTGAATTCGAGCAGCACACAGCAGGCGGACGGACCGTGATCTCTGATTCAGCGGTGGCCAAGGTCGCCGGGCTCGCGGCACGCGCCGTCGCGGGTGTCCATGCCCTCGGCACGGGAAGCACGCCCCGCGCGCTGGGCGCCATCCGTGACGCCGTCGGCAACCCGGACCACGTCCCCGGGGTGCGCGCCGAAGTCGGCGAGACCCAGGTGGCGGTGGACCTCACCCTCGTGGCCGAGTTCGGCTACCGCTTCCACGACATCGCCAACGCCGTCCGTGCCGCCGTCTACCAGGCGGTGGAGGACCTCGTGGGCATGGACGTGATCGAGGTCAACATCGAGATCAACGATGTTCAGCTGCCCGGCGCCAAGCAGGAGAACCGCCCCGCCCGTGGCGCAGCCGCCCCGACCCCGCAGGAACTTCCGCAGGGCACCGGGCCGGACGCCGTCGTCGTCGAAGGAAAGCGAGTCCCATGA
- a CDS encoding carbohydrate ABC transporter permease, with amino-acid sequence MSNAVSTASETTRRRAFSWAPARTYLQAAVILVWCLAPFYWMIVTAFRDVGFTFDPTPFFTHVTFDNFRTVFDESLGNHFAQNLLNSLIVAGTTTVISLVVGVFAAYALARLKFRFKELVLGFILGASMFPAVALITPLFQFFTGIGWMGTYQALIIPSISFSLPLAVYTLTSFFREMPWELEEAARIDGCTQGQAFRKVILPLAAPATFTTAILTFIGAWNEFLIASQLSVDSTKTVTVAIASFAGAQPHQEPYTAVMAAGTVVTIPLVILVLVFQRKIVAGLTAGAVK; translated from the coding sequence ATGAGCAACGCAGTCAGCACCGCCTCCGAAACCACGCGCCGTCGTGCCTTCAGCTGGGCGCCCGCGCGCACGTACCTTCAGGCCGCCGTCATTCTCGTCTGGTGTCTCGCGCCCTTCTACTGGATGATCGTCACGGCCTTCCGCGATGTCGGCTTCACCTTCGATCCGACGCCGTTCTTCACCCACGTCACGTTCGACAACTTCCGCACGGTGTTCGATGAGAGCCTGGGCAACCACTTCGCCCAGAACCTCCTGAACAGCCTGATCGTGGCGGGCACCACCACCGTGATCTCCCTGGTGGTCGGCGTGTTCGCGGCCTACGCCCTGGCCCGGCTGAAGTTCCGCTTCAAGGAACTGGTGCTCGGGTTCATCCTGGGCGCGTCGATGTTCCCCGCCGTCGCCCTGATCACCCCACTGTTCCAGTTCTTCACCGGGATCGGCTGGATGGGCACCTACCAGGCGCTGATCATCCCGAGCATCTCCTTCTCCCTGCCCCTGGCGGTCTACACGCTCACATCCTTCTTCCGTGAGATGCCGTGGGAGCTGGAGGAGGCGGCCCGGATCGACGGCTGCACGCAGGGCCAGGCGTTCCGGAAGGTCATCCTGCCGCTGGCCGCGCCCGCGACGTTCACCACCGCGATCCTGACCTTCATCGGCGCCTGGAACGAGTTCCTGATCGCCAGCCAGCTCTCGGTGGATTCCACCAAGACCGTCACCGTGGCCATCGCCTCCTTCGCCGGCGCCCAGCCGCACCAGGAGCCGTACACAGCCGTCATGGCCGCCGGAACCGTGGTCACCATCCCGCTGGTCATCCTGGTGCTGGTGTTCCAGCGCAAGATCGTGGCCGGTCTGACCGCCGGCGCGGTCAAGTGA
- a CDS encoding carbohydrate ABC transporter permease, whose product MSTDAPSQTRGTTTGGGAGKGSKGGPGLAGAESADRREVTQGRWAYTLLTPTLILLAVVIVYPIINAIIMSFQKDAGLDPATGFFVQGGFAGADNYVHWLLQQCNGQACPPGTLGSQFWNAMGTTFFFTVITVILETVLGFWMAVIMARAFKGRSLIRAAVLVPWAIPTAVTAKLFFFMFAFDGIINQLFGTQILWTGSEGPARWAIIISDVWKTTPFMALLILAGLQLIPDEVYEAAKVDGASAWQRFTQITLPLVRPALMVAILFRTLDVLRMYDLPAIMTGGANNTTTLSILVVQQVRQGLNGASALSTITFLVIFLVAFIFVRFLGANAVESAAPKKK is encoded by the coding sequence ATGTCCACAGATGCCCCCTCGCAGACGCGGGGCACCACCACCGGCGGCGGCGCGGGGAAAGGGTCCAAAGGCGGACCCGGTCTGGCCGGCGCGGAGAGCGCCGACCGGCGCGAAGTGACGCAGGGCCGCTGGGCCTACACGCTGCTCACACCCACCTTGATCCTGCTGGCCGTGGTGATTGTCTACCCGATCATCAACGCCATCATCATGTCCTTCCAGAAGGACGCCGGCCTCGACCCGGCCACCGGCTTCTTCGTCCAGGGCGGCTTCGCCGGAGCCGACAACTACGTCCACTGGCTTCTGCAGCAGTGCAACGGCCAGGCCTGCCCTCCCGGCACCCTCGGTTCCCAGTTCTGGAACGCGATGGGCACCACCTTCTTCTTCACCGTCATCACGGTGATCCTGGAGACCGTGCTCGGTTTCTGGATGGCCGTCATCATGGCGCGCGCCTTCAAGGGCCGCAGCCTCATCCGTGCCGCCGTCCTGGTGCCGTGGGCCATCCCCACCGCCGTCACGGCCAAGCTGTTCTTCTTCATGTTCGCCTTCGATGGCATCATCAATCAGCTCTTCGGCACGCAGATCCTCTGGACGGGTTCCGAAGGGCCCGCCCGCTGGGCCATCATCATCTCCGACGTCTGGAAGACCACCCCGTTCATGGCGCTGCTGATCCTGGCGGGTCTCCAGCTCATCCCGGACGAGGTCTACGAGGCCGCGAAGGTGGACGGCGCCAGTGCCTGGCAGCGCTTCACCCAGATCACGCTCCCGCTGGTGCGGCCGGCCCTGATGGTCGCCATCCTGTTCCGCACCCTCGACGTGCTGCGCATGTACGACCTGCCCGCCATCATGACCGGTGGCGCGAACAACACCACCACGCTCTCCATCCTGGTGGTGCAGCAGGTCAGGCAAGGCCTCAACGGGGCGTCCGCGCTGTCCACCATCACCTTCCTGGTGATCTTCCTGGTGGCATTCATCTTTGTCCGCTTCCTCGGCGCCAACGCCGTGGAGTCCGCCGCACCGAAGAAGAAGTGA
- a CDS encoding DUF6286 domain-containing protein — translation MSVEPLSAEEERRFLDEITRRELTPSRSVAALLAGILVIVLCVYLMLESVLALFRLPGWLIDPDRALDWIATLPAGGPAPVLALGGAVLAMIGLIFLLVAVVPGRRARHSMPHPTLAVVVDDEVVASTLARRARLAANVSSAQVMVTVAQSQVVVNVRPTSGLRVTPEAVERAVADELGAMGLEPRPSVTVNIASTGVVGA, via the coding sequence GTGTCCGTTGAACCGCTGTCCGCAGAAGAGGAACGCCGTTTCCTCGACGAGATCACCCGCCGGGAGCTCACGCCGTCGAGGTCTGTCGCGGCGCTCCTCGCCGGGATCCTCGTCATCGTGCTGTGCGTCTACCTCATGCTGGAGTCCGTGCTGGCGCTGTTCCGCCTGCCGGGCTGGCTGATCGACCCGGATCGCGCCCTCGACTGGATCGCGACGTTGCCCGCCGGCGGGCCCGCCCCGGTCCTGGCCCTCGGCGGCGCCGTGCTCGCCATGATCGGGCTGATCTTCCTCCTCGTCGCCGTCGTCCCGGGTCGCCGGGCCCGGCACAGCATGCCTCATCCCACGCTGGCCGTGGTGGTGGATGACGAAGTGGTGGCCTCGACTCTGGCGCGCCGCGCCCGGCTGGCCGCCAACGTCTCCTCCGCGCAGGTCATGGTCACCGTGGCCCAGTCGCAGGTGGTCGTCAACGTCCGTCCCACCTCGGGCCTGCGCGTGACCCCGGAGGCGGTGGAGCGAGCCGTTGCGGACGAACTCGGCGCCATGGGACTGGAACCCCGGCCCAGCGTCACGGTCAACATTGCGAGCACGGGAGTGGTGGGCGCATGA
- a CDS encoding DUF2273 domain-containing protein — protein sequence MNHTLSGIAIGAFLAFMSFQFGWWGFLVSLIFMAVGAILGRAAEGRIDLRRVLDALTGRRSSS from the coding sequence ATGAACCACACCCTGAGCGGTATCGCCATCGGAGCATTCCTGGCCTTCATGTCCTTCCAGTTCGGCTGGTGGGGCTTCCTGGTCTCCCTCATCTTCATGGCCGTCGGCGCCATTCTGGGTCGCGCGGCCGAAGGCCGGATCGACCTCCGCCGGGTCCTGGACGCCCTGACGGGACGGCGCTCCTCCTCATGA